GAAAGTAAAGTATAAATATCATTTGACTACTATTTATCACtttatttcaataaataaataatgtaaaaacTCTACAGAATCTCTCCACGTCGACATCGGACCACGATCGACTGCTCAATATAAATTCGTCGAACAAAATCATTGGACATGTAGGCCATGTACAATAAATCACATTTATCgcatacaaaaacaaacaactttaATCGATTATTCGTATATTCTGATTTCTAGCTCTCTGGATCGGTGATCATTCAATTTCACATACTggtttcaaatttggtttgcATAATTTGGCCAAAgtatttcacaaaaatagattCATTCaaagtaaactaaaattaaaatataggGTTagcttttttaattaatggttGAGGGAAAAAGCTGATTTAACGGATTGTGTTGTCTGCCATGCTTTCCATTAGTAATGCGGATTAATGAAAATTGGgcaaagtttttgtttaattactGAATTTAGGTTTAGGTCCACTAAGATTTGAGTCGGTCCTAccttatttataaaatgaagtTGTAACCACTAACTATTCGGCGTCGGGCCAACCACAACACTGCTTGCTGCTGGCatctcaattttatttatttttctacgttatgatataattaattaattattttgttatcttctgATGATTCAAGTCAATACACTCATAAGTtataataacattttattttcaactatATGTATCATCAACTGACAAGCTCAGTACAATCATTTGAGAAACGACATGAATGTGCGTGTCATGACCAActcattttgtttaatataataattttgagaaaacttttaactagttttatattatttatgcTTGTAAGTATCTCGAAAGCGTGATCAAGGTTATTATAATAATCTCAAGTTTATATTTCCTCTAAAGTTGCTTATGaatcaaactaattaaattgttttatgcTTATATAAGTATGTCTTTTTTTGCCATGTTTCTAGTTTATATCCGTATATTATATTTCTCCTATAGATGTGTTATAATTTACTCGTATGTCGTTAATTATTTACCAACACTTATAAGTAGATGATAAAGCTAACATAtgatatcaacaaaataactaaaacatgtgatacatatacataaaatacTCGATCTGGCTCTCAGAGGCCCAGGCCCATTATCATTGTTTAAATGATCAACAGATCAAATCAAACTGAGGCCCGTGGCTTAATACAATATCAATTGGACCCTTCGGTGTTGCGCCCATTTAGCGCATAGAACTAGTGaactaaataaatacattttagattttagCACTCAAGAGaccaatgttttgttttgtttttttgtctccaGGCAGATTTTTTATGCATCATAAGTCAAGTCACGTCAATGTCTTACTTTTAGATGTGAATTATGTGTATATTAcgtaatatctttttttttttggatactgtatatatatgcatccAGTTTATGAGTTGACCTATATTAAATTACACTAAACCGGCTCCCCCAGACTTAATCCATGCAATTCCCaagttatattttcttaaatatcaTTCTTACTTTCCggtgcacaaaaaaaatattaaaaaatcattctTACTTTCCTTCTCTTCATCGAACAGTTGAGAAATGGGAGAGTATACtcctaactttttttaaaatctacattaacatttttgaagtacTTATTATGAAATGTTGAAAGGCCAATTTTTCTAACATCAAGGACACATCCACGAATTGGTCTATCCATATATATCATCCACGTGAAACACACCTTGAAGATTTCCCAACAGATGATGTGAACGCTTTCAATATGACGGCTTCATAATTGAcatttacaatattttatttatatagatgtATGCTTTGCATATAGGATTCGAACTGGATTAAGCTAACGTGCAAGATCTCACAGATCATATATTCTAAGACATCTTCTAGAATATACTAGCTAGTACATAAGGACGCTAagaattaacaatattaagaTATACATTTTCCTAaaccattaattaatttcCCACGTTATGTTATAATGATATACGATGGTGGCTTTATAGTTAGTGTTACATACAATTACAATTACGACGAACTATCAAAAACTATGAAACTATGATTATTGATTAGTATGCATGATATGACtacaatttaaattttgtttgttataccATTGCTACGATGTTTTTCATtaatcacatttttttattagggCATTTGGCTATTTGCCTATTTCTATTTGCAATTGCTTGGAAAAATATTCGTCCATCTGTTGCTTTTCTTCTGTCAACGTCGATCGGTTGCTTATTGTATATAGtatcaaatataaaagaaagaatcaaatgACATgagaattattaaaaattgttgCAACTTGCTCTTTTTTCATTGGCCACAAGGTTTATATTGGCTCTATAGGGAATCGCCAACAAGGCATATCCTTTCGTTTAATTATTCCACGCAATCATTCAActtaaaaatgatatatatacgTGGCCATTATATGTATCCCTATACTTTTGTAATAATCAATACTCCagctttaatttttttttcccaagcATCAGTTTTGAGAATAACATTATAGTAGTTCACAAAACTAAGAGTGCTATTACTATTTATttcataacaataatattttgaagttGAATGTATTATtcgaactttttttttagataaacatttggaaaaataaaaaagtaattaactGTGTTTAATTAGAGTAGAGATAATAACATAGTGACGTGTCATTcgaatttcaaatttgtaataATGAATTATAGATCTGAAATTATGGTTTCTATATAATTATTGTCTCTAATCAGTAATCAATAATTGGCTACTATTGCAGACACCGCATTGGAGCATTGGCAacagaaaaacacaaaactttcAGCACAATTAACACGTATAATTATTAGTAATTTGACTTGATCGTATTAGCAATTTTCACCTAATTTATTATACCTATTTCACAGACACctttaacattttcaaaattgcaAACTACACCTAATTAATGATAAACTCAAGACataatttttgattatattagCAAAATTATTGCCGTGATTAACTATAGTAGATACGGTGTGCCGTGCGtaattaaacaattaattattGGTTGGAAAATGGCGACATAGACGACGTGACAAATTCTGATTAGCTAAGTTTAAgtcaaatcaaaccaaaccgaaacggctgaaagtaaataataattcccatatttgttttatttatttattttgtgtttggaGAAAAGGTCGGTTTCTTCGCCAGCTGGCTAATTCCGAGATAAACGGTGAGGATTAAAAGTTAATCAGAATATAAATTATCTGACGTGGCTTTTACTATTCTTCTTCCCTTtataaaacaccaatcattGCTTCTCCTTCGCCTGCACTacatcttctctctcttcttcgctcattctctcttcctcatatatttccaaaacaatacctttcttcttctctcttcagaAGAAACGAGAGATTCGAGTGATGTTTTATGAACTACTACTAGTGTTTTTTTCCGTGAAGTAAAGAGAAACGGtaactttttctatttgttttcaagaaaagccaaagaaaaaaagaatttttaatatactctgttttttgcaatgattttgttttgtgaaatttttCTCGGAGAAGAAAGTAATTTAGAAGACGGAGAGTGGCAAAacgaaatataaaaaaaaaagttttcaatttcttttaagaaaaaaaaagctttttccCTTCTTAAAACccttcctctgtttcagaaacagagacataagaagaaaatagatcACAAGCTAATTGcgttctcttctcttcttcttctactggTAAATTTTCTCTGCTTGATTTCTTTATAGTTCTTTTATGTCGAAGTTGGTATCGGATTGTTGATCCAATTCTTTTAACAGGgttttaaaatcaagaaaccatGTCTGCGAGTGTTCTAAGTGATCCAACAATGCTAATTTCAACACCGGAGGTAATACTCGTCTCTCCGGTATCGGTTACTCAAATCTCCGGAGATGAGCCAGATTCGGTGACGTGTGATTGTTGCGGATTAACCGAGGAGTGTACCCAATCGTACATAGAGATGGTCAGAGAGCGTTACATGGGGAAATGGATCTGTGGACTTTGTTCTGAAGCTGTGAAGTATGAAGTCATGAGAACGAAAAGATTGTTAACGACAGAGGAAGCTATGGCCAGACACATGAACATGTGTAATAAGTTCAAATCCTCAAGCCCACCACCGAATCCGACAGGACATTTGATCTCTGCCATGAGACAGATCTTGAGAAAAAGCTTAGATTCACCAAGAATGCTTAGATCTATGCCTAATAGTCCATCTAAAGACGAccaagatcatcatcatgattGTGTTTCTAATGTTTTGTCTAGGTCTGATAGCTGTTTCGCTAGTTTGACTTGAAAAAAGCTCATCGttgaaaaaattgttttaaaccGTCGGTTTAGGGACCCACTTGGATCAAATCCGGTTTTCTGATTTGAAATTTTCGTCGGTAAATCAAAAATTGGTTTCTGTATGTGTTTTTGCCGGATTTGTTGTTGTacttttggaaaattttggGCTAAAAGAATAATTTGGTGCTCTGTTTCTgtcttttattctttctcCAATTGCTAGCTAATATTCGGAATTCTGTTGCTGTGAGCTTAGttaaacaagaacaaaatgaaatgaaaatatgtttataCTATTCGATTATAATTAGATAATTAAGAAGGAGATTCTTTAGAAATTTATCATATTGAAAAGACATGTATGATCAAAAACCATGGAAGGTAGGGTCATGCTTATCTCTGTGATGATTCTCTATCAcaaaatagaaatgaaaaaggtGCATCacattaatttaaatttatttcttagcttttagttatttttataacttttcaaaatatttattttaaatcaaatgaCTGTAATGTAACGCATGAATCAATAAGTAACATGTACAAAcgttttgaaaaatgttttcacGGTTAACAACAAAAGATTAGATGGGTTGGTTGTCCAATATTCACTAACTctcaataatttataaaaaattggaATCTTATTCTATTtctaataaaacaaaaaattaggaATCCTATTTGAGCATAATTGTAACTTGTATGCACTCGCAAATTGGCTAACTACATTGATTcgacatttttttataaagattattGGACATTTGGACTACTTAACCAATATTTTTTGTTCCTTCAACTTGCTATGTATCTCCTtagaatttaataaaaatggaaaaaggaGAAACTATAATAGAAGCTGAAGTGTTCAATTTAAGCTATCACATGCGAGATACATAAGTATACGCATACACAACACAAGTTTCTATTTATGTGTATTGAAAGTCTCAAATTAACAATCAATttagccaaaaagaaaatttaactCGAAGTTTCATTTTCTATGAAACTTTCTTGATTAGAAATTTCAGTATGCATATGTTGTTGCATATCGAGTACATATGATAGGGACTTAGTGATCCACCTTTACCACTCTTTCGCCTACTTTCAAATCGTGTAGATGTGTTGTTGTACAATTGTATTAGGAGTTGTTGCTTCAGTTAGGGTTTTCTGCTTAATTGCGTTTTGTTACAGTTTTTGGAACTTATAGACATGGTTTTCACTTATCATAATTAATTGTAACTTTATATTATTCTGGTATGTGTGTTTGATGTAACTTGGAGCTAGTACCTAGGAGGATTAAGAGCTGAGTGCACAAGTGTATAAACAAAGTGATT
This sequence is a window from Arabidopsis thaliana chromosome 1 sequence. Protein-coding genes within it:
- a CDS encoding DUF1677 family protein (DUF1677) (Protein of unknown function (DUF1677); CONTAINS InterPro DOMAIN/s: Protein of unknown function DUF1677, plant (InterPro:IPR012876); BEST Arabidopsis thaliana protein match is: Protein of unknown function (DUF1677) (TAIR:AT2G09970.1); Has 35333 Blast hits to 34131 proteins in 2444 species: Archae - 798; Bacteria - 22429; Metazoa - 974; Fungi - 991; Plants - 531; Viruses - 0; Other Eukaryotes - 9610 (source: NCBI BLink).) yields the protein MSASVLSDPTMLISTPEVILVSPVSVTQISGDEPDSVTCDCCGLTEECTQSYIEMVRERYMGKWICGLCSEAVKYEVMRTKRLLTTEEAMARHMNMCNKFKSSSPPPNPTGHLISAMRQILRKSLDSPRMLRSMPNSPSKDDQDHHHDCVSNVLSRSDSCFASLT